Proteins encoded by one window of Methanobacterium alcaliphilum:
- a CDS encoding glycosyltransferase family 4 protein, protein MKVCMIGHFPPHLGGIASYVYLLSKSLQENGDKVYVVTYPHENIQDLENIRVESAPAPNIKGLRGLFFAINGARKVIQLVKEEDIDIIHAHYLFPPGLAGLMASMFTGRKFYVTLHGSDVFLLSSNKFLKPILKLILQDATGVFAVSESVKKEVLKLGIPGLEDKLKVTWNGIDTEKFHPKKTSTLREELNIASDESMILFVGNLVKQKGLKYLLRAKKIMKEDSKLVIVGGGPLLNDLKGMVEYEKIENVIFTGPRYDVDEILPAADIVTLPSISESFGIALLEAMASGKPVVGTKVGGIPELINNDAGILVEAGDSIGLSEALDKLLANADLREKMGEEGRKIALKFAKMEIPY, encoded by the coding sequence ATGAAAGTATGTATGATAGGGCATTTTCCTCCTCATTTAGGCGGTATTGCATCTTATGTTTATTTACTATCCAAATCTCTGCAGGAAAATGGAGATAAAGTATACGTAGTTACTTATCCCCATGAAAATATCCAAGATCTTGAAAACATAAGGGTAGAATCAGCACCTGCCCCCAATATTAAAGGACTTAGAGGGCTATTTTTTGCTATCAATGGAGCTAGAAAAGTAATTCAACTTGTTAAAGAAGAAGACATAGACATAATACATGCACATTATCTTTTCCCTCCGGGTCTTGCAGGGTTGATGGCATCCATGTTCACTGGGCGGAAATTTTACGTTACATTGCACGGGTCAGATGTATTTTTACTATCTTCAAATAAATTTCTGAAACCTATTTTAAAATTGATTCTCCAGGATGCAACAGGTGTTTTTGCTGTAAGTGAATCTGTAAAAAAAGAAGTTCTTAAATTAGGAATACCGGGATTAGAAGATAAACTCAAAGTCACGTGGAATGGAATTGACACAGAAAAATTTCATCCCAAAAAAACAAGCACGCTTAGAGAAGAATTAAATATTGCTAGTGATGAATCCATGATATTATTTGTGGGCAATCTTGTTAAGCAAAAAGGATTGAAATATCTCTTAAGGGCTAAAAAAATAATGAAAGAAGACTCCAAACTAGTTATAGTTGGTGGTGGGCCTCTTTTAAATGATTTAAAAGGCATGGTGGAATATGAAAAGATTGAAAATGTGATCTTTACAGGCCCTCGATATGACGTAGATGAAATTTTACCCGCCGCAGATATTGTAACTTTACCTTCAATCTCTGAAAGTTTTGGTATTGCTCTTTTGGAAGCTATGGCTTCAGGTAAACCAGTGGTAGGTACTAAAGTAGGAGGGATACCAGAATTGATAAATAATGATGCGGGGATACTTGTAGAAGCTGGAGATTCAATTGGTCTATCAGAGGCACTTGATAAATTACTAGCTAATGCAGATTTAAGAGAAAAAATGGGAGAAGAAGGTAGAAAAATCGCTTTAAAATTTGCTAAAATGGAAATACCTTACTAA
- the moaC gene encoding cyclic pyranopterin monophosphate synthase MoaC, with the protein MSGNDFTHLTKEGVHMVEVGNKPTIKRRAIASGKINLKNETIALIQSQKIKKGNVLTTAQIAAINAVKNTSNLIPLCHPLPVTGIEVDFLVEKTSIVVTVSVNCVSKTGVEMEAITGVSVALLTIWDMTKSVEKDDHGQYPQTKISDIVVLKKEKKV; encoded by the coding sequence ATGAGTGGAAACGACTTTACACACTTAACTAAAGAAGGGGTACACATGGTAGAAGTTGGAAATAAGCCAACTATCAAAAGACGCGCCATAGCCTCTGGAAAGATCAACTTAAAAAATGAAACCATTGCTCTCATTCAAAGCCAAAAAATAAAAAAAGGCAATGTATTAACAACTGCCCAAATTGCCGCAATAAATGCAGTAAAAAATACATCAAATTTAATACCATTATGCCATCCATTACCAGTTACAGGTATAGAAGTTGATTTTTTAGTGGAAAAAACCAGCATAGTGGTCACAGTTAGTGTAAATTGTGTCAGTAAGACCGGTGTTGAGATGGAAGCAATTACGGGTGTTAGTGTAGCTCTTTTGACCATATGGGATATGACAAAAAGCGTAGAAAAAGATGACCATGGTCAGTACCCCCAAACAAAGATTTCAGATATCGTGGTTTTAAAGAAAGAGAAAAAAGTTTAA
- a CDS encoding DEAD/DEAH box helicase: MNDIDPAIRQIINECYPFVEELNPAQRAVVDSGYLDDDHNYIIAIPTASGKTLLGVLAALKTLLNGGKVVYAVPLLSIQNEKLNEFKLFEEYGIKVGRNPRSSDLAVMVFESFDAITRFSWNTLREVDLLIVDEFHMIGEYSRGPTIECAITRSKIINPGMRTIALSATLQNMGEISGWLEATVVEHDYRPVPLHKEVLNTEMFNTKNKNDVIVKILEKSLEDDAQALAFVSTRRFTESLANYVANKIKRKIPRNKNKEFKKVAESILDVPNRKGSRPTTTCLKLAECVDNGVAFHHAGLFNEQKEIIENEFKKGNLLMITATPSLMYGVNLPSRSVVIRDYTRWTSQGPQNIPVFDYEQMSGRAGRPQYDDVGYSYLVAKTLDEAFNLQERYVNGDVEPTNSKLIENKDAVYKQIIAQVASTLAKNPVEIQEFFTKTFYGYQMENSPYMSAFASESMEYEINTAINFLMQNGILQATPEGLKATALGLIIAKSNYTVETSVKLKEYASQLENLDEYQLLYQLCRTPDMPLISFKGRKSKDPVREKLSSKGIFAVDMGPAEATTASLIEWIEERNEYEIENAFHVYAASTRRAAYEASLLVRFFKDISEVLGIYGPSQELEKLSARLYYGVGEDLIPLVLGVKRLGRKRARALVKAFGEDLRPVSERELQKVEGIGPKLAAAIRRFSDGS, translated from the coding sequence ATGAATGATATAGATCCTGCTATTCGCCAGATTATAAATGAGTGTTACCCATTTGTAGAAGAATTAAATCCCGCCCAAAGAGCCGTTGTAGATTCGGGATATCTTGATGATGATCATAATTACATAATAGCTATTCCTACAGCAAGCGGAAAAACTTTATTAGGAGTACTAGCTGCATTAAAAACGTTACTAAATGGGGGAAAAGTAGTATATGCCGTCCCATTATTATCTATTCAAAATGAAAAGTTAAATGAATTTAAATTATTTGAAGAATACGGAATAAAAGTAGGCAGAAATCCACGTTCATCAGATCTTGCAGTGATGGTTTTTGAATCATTTGACGCCATAACCCGATTTTCATGGAATACATTGCGTGAAGTGGATTTACTGATTGTAGATGAATTCCACATGATTGGAGAATACAGCAGAGGACCTACAATTGAATGCGCTATAACTCGCTCTAAAATAATTAATCCAGGTATGCGTACCATTGCTCTTTCTGCAACTTTGCAAAATATGGGGGAAATTTCTGGCTGGTTAGAAGCTACAGTAGTAGAACACGACTATCGCCCAGTACCATTACATAAGGAAGTTCTGAATACAGAGATGTTCAATACCAAAAACAAAAATGACGTTATTGTGAAGATTTTGGAAAAATCATTAGAAGATGATGCTCAAGCCCTAGCTTTTGTATCCACCCGAAGATTTACTGAATCCCTGGCTAATTATGTAGCCAATAAAATAAAAAGAAAAATTCCTAGAAATAAAAATAAAGAATTTAAAAAGGTGGCAGAGAGTATTCTAGATGTTCCAAACCGTAAAGGTTCAAGACCCACCACAACCTGCCTTAAATTAGCAGAATGTGTCGATAACGGCGTTGCTTTCCACCATGCGGGGCTTTTCAATGAACAAAAAGAAATTATTGAAAATGAATTCAAAAAAGGGAACTTATTAATGATTACTGCAACCCCCAGTTTAATGTATGGGGTTAATTTACCATCAAGAAGTGTTGTAATTCGAGATTATACCCGTTGGACATCACAAGGACCCCAAAATATTCCAGTTTTTGATTATGAACAAATGTCCGGGCGTGCAGGTAGACCACAATACGATGATGTAGGATACTCTTACCTTGTAGCCAAAACATTAGATGAAGCTTTTAATCTGCAAGAACGTTATGTAAATGGAGATGTTGAGCCCACCAATTCCAAGTTAATTGAAAATAAAGACGCAGTTTATAAACAGATTATTGCACAGGTAGCATCAACTCTGGCTAAAAACCCTGTTGAAATACAGGAATTTTTCACCAAAACATTTTACGGATATCAAATGGAAAACAGCCCATATATGAGTGCATTTGCCTCAGAGAGTATGGAATATGAAATAAACACCGCTATAAATTTCTTAATGCAAAATGGGATACTCCAAGCTACTCCTGAAGGACTTAAAGCAACTGCTCTTGGTTTGATTATTGCTAAATCTAATTACACTGTAGAAACCTCCGTTAAGCTCAAGGAATATGCTTCCCAATTAGAAAATCTGGACGAATATCAACTACTTTATCAACTATGTAGAACACCAGACATGCCCCTTATATCATTTAAAGGACGTAAAAGTAAGGATCCCGTGCGAGAGAAACTTTCCAGTAAAGGAATTTTTGCAGTGGATATGGGTCCTGCTGAAGCCACAACAGCATCACTTATTGAGTGGATTGAAGAACGCAACGAATATGAAATTGAAAATGCATTCCACGTATATGCGGCAAGCACTCGAAGAGCTGCTTATGAAGCTTCACTCCTTGTGAGATTCTTTAAAGATATTTCAGAAGTTTTAGGCATCTATGGACCATCACAGGAGCTGGAAAAACTGTCGGCTAGGCTTTACTATGGTGTGGGTGAAGATTTAATTCCACTGGTATTGGGAGTTAAAAGATTAGGAAGAAAAAGAGCCCGTGCACTGGTTAAAGCATTTGGTGAAGATTTAAGACCCGTGAGTGAAAGAGAATTGCAAAAAGTGGAGGGTATCGGGCCTAAACTTGCAGCAGCCATACGTAGATTTAGTGATGGGTCTTAA
- a CDS encoding DUF2115 family protein encodes MFENIDFSKLTKISILETLKLKAKEVNLEEIISASLFIIEDAKYVQREYREKFIESYTHAFITRITILKNDRVKYIGEINSEKFKEAILLLNKQKRENDMNKNFNQSFFKIYMIISIYTTFVLDEPIHPIGTPFPGGFEVIHDGENYLCPVKESQKDNPGAVCGFCIAEQDPSI; translated from the coding sequence ATGTTTGAGAATATTGATTTCAGTAAGTTAACTAAAATTTCGATTTTAGAAACATTGAAATTGAAAGCAAAAGAGGTTAATTTAGAAGAAATTATTTCAGCCAGTTTATTCATTATTGAAGATGCTAAATATGTACAAAGAGAATATCGCGAAAAATTCATTGAATCTTATACACATGCATTTATTACTCGCATTACTATCCTTAAAAATGATAGAGTAAAATATATTGGCGAAATTAATAGTGAAAAATTTAAAGAAGCTATCCTCTTACTAAATAAACAAAAAAGAGAGAATGATATGAATAAAAATTTCAATCAATCTTTTTTTAAAATTTACATGATTATATCTATTTACACTACATTTGTACTGGATGAACCCATTCATCCTATTGGAACCCCATTTCCAGGTGGTTTTGAAGTGATCCATGACGGTGAAAATTATTTATGTCCCGTTAAAGAAAGTCAGAAAGATAATCCCGGCGCTGTGTGTGGTTTTTGCATTGCTGAACAAGACCCCAGTATATAG
- a CDS encoding DUF2115 domain-containing protein: MISYLDKIDFSHEISKNNLLKILKKEASNIHIKEIMDASIYLKEDAKFMPSKERDEFIERFTRAFFIRIKDLKEDKETYHGQVNLVKLKEFFKILDKQRKNSKCHEELCFQKIAKIVATYTAFVKKESIHPVGTKFPGGFILRYENGVYYCPVKEKQLNTPGALCRFCVSVQDEMI; the protein is encoded by the coding sequence ATGATCAGTTATCTTGATAAAATTGATTTTTCGCATGAAATTTCTAAAAATAATCTTCTAAAGATTCTAAAAAAAGAAGCATCAAATATCCATATTAAAGAAATAATGGATGCCAGTATTTACCTTAAAGAAGATGCCAAATTTATGCCATCTAAAGAAAGAGATGAATTCATTGAAAGGTTTACCCGTGCATTTTTCATCAGAATAAAAGATCTTAAAGAAGACAAAGAAACTTACCATGGTCAGGTCAATCTAGTAAAGCTAAAAGAATTTTTCAAGATTCTTGATAAACAAAGGAAAAATTCGAAGTGTCATGAAGAACTATGTTTTCAAAAAATTGCTAAAATAGTGGCCACTTATACTGCTTTCGTCAAAAAAGAATCAATACACCCTGTAGGAACTAAATTTCCAGGGGGATTTATTTTAAGGTATGAAAACGGAGTTTATTACTGCCCAGTTAAAGAAAAGCAGTTGAATACTCCAGGAGCACTCTGCAGGTTCTGTGTAAGTGTCCAAGATGAAATGATTTAA
- a CDS encoding UbiA family prenyltransferase has product MASFDQLKAIIQLFRLDLSLAAGICVIVGEIVALGHIPQVYEAILGFGVGFFISTSVLILNDYFDLETDKINAPNRPLPSGLIQTHTVILLSTVTVIIGLIFAGLISGIAFSVAMILWIIGFSYNWKLKRTGFLGNLLVSSSVAMTFIFGGLVIGNPWNIAVWIFSAIAFLIDLGEEIAADAMDMEGDKLINSQSIAIKTGRDNALKFSAILFAMVVVISLIPLIGGWLGFSYLLMISIMDVIIIISTVKFLKTSNSDEKRKFLRIIYLGATLGLIGFILGQIFV; this is encoded by the coding sequence ATGGCTTCATTCGATCAATTAAAGGCAATTATTCAACTTTTTCGATTAGATTTATCTTTAGCTGCAGGAATATGTGTTATTGTAGGGGAAATAGTTGCTCTTGGTCACATACCTCAAGTTTATGAAGCAATACTGGGCTTTGGAGTTGGATTTTTTATTTCAACATCTGTTCTAATTTTAAATGACTATTTTGATCTGGAAACTGATAAAATAAATGCGCCAAATAGACCACTACCATCTGGTTTGATTCAAACACATACAGTTATTTTATTATCTACTGTTACCGTTATAATTGGTCTAATTTTCGCTGGATTGATTAGTGGCATTGCTTTTTCAGTCGCCATGATATTATGGATTATTGGCTTTTCATATAACTGGAAACTAAAAAGAACTGGGTTTCTGGGTAATTTGTTGGTAAGTTCGTCAGTTGCAATGACCTTTATTTTTGGCGGACTTGTTATTGGAAATCCATGGAATATTGCTGTATGGATTTTCAGCGCCATAGCATTTTTAATTGATCTGGGTGAGGAGATTGCAGCAGATGCTATGGACATGGAAGGAGATAAATTGATAAATTCTCAATCAATTGCCATTAAAACAGGCCGCGACAATGCACTAAAATTTTCAGCAATTTTATTTGCTATGGTAGTTGTTATAAGTTTGATTCCACTCATTGGAGGATGGTTAGGATTTTCTTATTTGTTAATGATTAGTATAATGGATGTTATAATTATAATTTCCACAGTAAAATTTCTAAAAACCAGCAATTCAGATGAAAAAAGGAAATTTTTACGTATAATATATTTAGGAGCCACATTAGGGTTAATTGGATTTATTTTGGGTCAGATATTTGTTTAA
- a CDS encoding nuclear transport factor 2 family protein, which yields MTNNLKTALIRLEDRRRDAWFDKNREKLLDLLADDFHEINYFGRLNRDYIINKLFEELDLLEFDMSEFEVITSSDNTAILTYYCDEKIKFRGDEISGKYHVSAVYTKEGIYWKLLLWQITPFEDDEQIQ from the coding sequence ATGACTAACAATCTGAAGACTGCCCTTATTCGATTAGAAGATAGAAGAAGAGATGCTTGGTTCGATAAAAATAGGGAAAAATTATTGGACTTACTGGCAGATGACTTTCATGAAATTAATTACTTTGGGAGACTAAATAGAGATTATATCATCAATAAACTTTTTGAAGAGTTAGATCTGCTTGAATTTGATATGTCTGAATTTGAAGTAATTACCTCCTCAGATAATACGGCTATATTAACTTATTACTGTGATGAGAAAATAAAATTCAGGGGAGATGAAATTTCCGGTAAATACCACGTTTCCGCAGTTTACACTAAAGAAGGAATTTATTGGAAACTACTTTTATGGCAAATAACCCCTTTTGAAGATGATGAACAAATACAATAA
- a CDS encoding carbon-nitrogen hydrolase family protein → MGKCMVAACQMEILMGDLEENIHEVERFLKIAAKKGADIVVFPECALTGYSVRSREEAELLSITVDSDHIKNFAKICHEFQIYAVIGFIERDGAKLYNSVVMLGPNNFQAIHRKIHTSFVGIDRFVDEGNIPLKVYELPFGKIGFYICYDHNFPETARSLALDGVQLICISTNWNEQAKHIALALSKVRAFENNVFIACADRIGMERGNRFIGLSHITNQYGTLVAQAGEFQEEIIFASLDLDLADEKKIMVRENEYVDFMADRRVDFYHKIIK, encoded by the coding sequence ATGGGAAAATGTATGGTGGCTGCTTGCCAGATGGAAATCTTAATGGGGGATCTGGAAGAAAACATCCACGAAGTAGAACGATTTTTAAAGATTGCAGCAAAAAAAGGTGCAGATATAGTCGTTTTCCCAGAATGTGCCTTAACTGGTTACTCTGTCCGGTCTCGTGAAGAAGCAGAACTCCTCTCAATAACCGTTGATAGTGATCATATCAAAAATTTTGCGAAAATTTGTCATGAATTCCAGATATATGCAGTTATAGGGTTTATAGAACGTGATGGGGCTAAATTATATAATTCTGTTGTGATGTTAGGTCCAAATAATTTTCAAGCAATTCATCGTAAAATTCACACATCATTTGTAGGTATTGATAGGTTTGTTGATGAGGGAAACATTCCATTAAAAGTATACGAACTTCCTTTTGGTAAAATAGGATTTTATATTTGTTATGATCATAATTTCCCAGAAACCGCCAGATCACTAGCACTAGATGGCGTTCAATTAATATGTATTTCTACTAACTGGAATGAACAGGCAAAACACATTGCTCTGGCTCTAAGCAAGGTGAGAGCTTTTGAAAATAATGTTTTCATAGCGTGCGCTGATAGAATTGGGATGGAAAGAGGAAATCGTTTCATTGGTTTAAGCCACATAACTAATCAATATGGGACTTTGGTAGCTCAAGCAGGGGAATTCCAGGAAGAGATAATATTTGCAAGTCTCGATCTTGATTTAGCAGATGAAAAGAAAATAATGGTGCGTGAAAATGAATATGTTGATTTTATGGCAGATAGAAGAGTTGATTTCTATCATAAAATAATAAAATGA
- a CDS encoding DUF308 domain-containing protein, producing the protein MSNHTLLGVLTIILGILVMVFPLFSVFTVSVLAGLGVLFLGIWLLSLGFGAWAQNKGLGVAYLILGIIAIIIGLGLFGNVLALSFLASLWLYFGGFFLIIGGIMGFIARDATIHKGSNALLVIMGILYIILGTYALNPLYLAIIIGISLVIDGIALLFVNPIEIAEPVE; encoded by the coding sequence ATGAGCAATCATACGCTTCTAGGTGTTTTAACCATTATTTTAGGTATTTTAGTGATGGTATTTCCTTTGTTTTCAGTATTCACAGTCAGTGTTTTAGCTGGATTAGGAGTGCTATTTTTAGGTATATGGTTACTTTCTCTTGGATTTGGGGCTTGGGCTCAAAACAAGGGTTTAGGGGTAGCTTATTTAATTTTAGGTATCATTGCTATAATTATTGGTTTAGGTCTATTTGGAAATGTATTGGCATTAAGTTTCTTAGCCAGCCTGTGGTTATACTTCGGAGGATTCTTCTTGATTATAGGGGGAATCATGGGATTCATTGCAAGAGACGCTACAATACACAAGGGATCCAATGCCTTACTAGTCATAATGGGGATTTTGTACATAATTCTAGGAACTTACGCATTAAACCCACTTTATCTAGCTATAATTATTGGAATAAGCTTAGTAATAGATGGAATTGCTTTATTATTTGTAAATCCTATTGAAATAGCAGAACCTGTGGAATAA
- a CDS encoding EFR1 family ferrodoxin (N-terminal region resembles flavodoxins. C-terminal ferrodoxin region binds two 4Fe-4S clusters.), protein MKIENLDFYYFSGTGNTLLIVKKMVEIFEKYGIKVNLFKIEDSNSNEINLNHTIGLGFPIAELSTYDFVWNFIKDLPQTDNTDIFMVDTLGGFSGGIVGPVREIVKKKGYHPIGAKEIIMPSNIFYIPDKSTTKKKIAKGLIEAERYANSIIKGESNWGRVPLLSDGVYYISRTALKLTHSNLSQKYFCLDVDKEKCNKCGWCVELCPIKNIQIGKDRFPVNLRNCCYCLRCTSFCPKKAISAPFNFKGKTYRAVKTEEFLKFNQKII, encoded by the coding sequence ATGAAAATTGAAAATTTGGACTTTTACTACTTTTCAGGAACAGGGAATACATTATTGATAGTTAAAAAGATGGTTGAAATTTTTGAAAAATATGGGATCAAAGTAAATTTATTTAAAATAGAAGATTCCAATTCCAATGAAATTAACTTAAACCACACAATTGGTTTAGGATTTCCTATAGCAGAATTATCTACCTATGATTTTGTCTGGAATTTTATTAAGGATCTCCCTCAAACTGATAATACTGATATATTTATGGTGGATACTTTGGGGGGATTTTCTGGTGGCATTGTTGGACCAGTAAGGGAAATTGTTAAAAAGAAAGGTTACCATCCTATTGGCGCAAAAGAAATAATTATGCCATCTAACATATTTTATATCCCTGATAAATCCACTACAAAAAAGAAAATCGCAAAAGGACTTATAGAAGCTGAAAGATATGCTAATTCTATAATTAAAGGCGAATCTAATTGGGGCAGAGTGCCTTTATTGTCTGACGGGGTTTATTATATATCTAGAACTGCTTTAAAGTTAACTCATTCAAATTTAAGTCAGAAATACTTCTGCTTGGATGTAGATAAAGAGAAATGTAATAAATGTGGCTGGTGTGTGGAGCTATGCCCTATAAAAAATATTCAAATAGGAAAAGATAGGTTTCCTGTTAATTTGAGAAATTGTTGTTATTGCTTAAGATGCACTTCTTTTTGCCCAAAAAAAGCTATTTCCGCCCCATTTAATTTTAAGGGGAAAACTTATCGTGCCGTTAAGACGGAAGAATTTTTAAAGTTCAATCAAAAAATTATTTAA
- a CDS encoding TetR/AcrR family transcriptional regulator yields the protein MVKRKSKEKRINEIINAAIDVFLEKGYENTTMETIAQKAGVSKGGLYHYFQSKDMILMMVNRKISENIEKMMMDAGECSTIKEGILNYVEQYISYWIQHPKETSFLFLSIAKIMDNKELLKFYKEFMTDYINYFEKVFNLGIQNGEFISHNTKTSAVTLAAAMDGVLSFLILDESLQLEDVLAHFEEKFIKPIEIVN from the coding sequence ATGGTTAAAAGAAAATCAAAAGAAAAACGTATCAATGAAATCATTAATGCGGCAATAGATGTTTTTTTAGAAAAAGGCTATGAAAACACTACTATGGAGACAATCGCTCAAAAAGCAGGAGTCAGCAAAGGCGGACTGTATCATTATTTCCAAAGCAAAGACATGATTTTGATGATGGTTAATCGAAAAATCAGCGAAAACATTGAAAAAATGATGATGGATGCGGGTGAATGTTCTACTATCAAAGAGGGGATTTTGAATTATGTGGAACAGTATATCAGTTACTGGATACAACACCCTAAAGAGACAAGTTTCCTTTTTCTTTCAATAGCTAAAATCATGGACAATAAAGAACTTTTAAAATTTTATAAAGAATTCATGACTGACTACATTAATTACTTTGAGAAAGTCTTCAATTTAGGAATTCAAAATGGGGAATTCATCTCGCATAATACTAAAACAAGTGCAGTAACCCTTGCAGCGGCCATGGATGGAGTTTTAAGTTTTCTGATTCTTGATGAGAGCCTACAACTGGAAGATGTTCTAGCACACTTTGAAGAAAAATTTATTAAACCTATTGAAATTGTTAATTAG
- a CDS encoding histidine kinase dimerization/phosphoacceptor domain -containing protein translates to MVYDKKILESSDIWEYVFNSLPDLIAILDTNHNVIRINKAMAERLGVSPDEGVGLQCYQVVHHTNAPIDACPHSKLLKDGLEHTGEVQEDNLGGYFLVTASPIFDSDGNLLGCVHIARDITDRRQMEEKLKKALEDKEMLISEVHHRVKNNLMMISSLLNIQSTYIQDQEIKDIFLESQIRAKSMALIHNKLYQTGNVKRIDFSEYLRSLATEIMHSCNIRNKVDLKLDIQKGTLDVDKAIPLGLIITEIMVNSFKHAFVDDGGEINITLSKTGDLFELTISDNGIGIPEDFDFRTQGNMGMTLINGLIDQIEGNIVLVKHRGTKFIIQFHDNI, encoded by the coding sequence GTGGTGTATGATAAAAAAATTTTAGAGTCTTCCGACATATGGGAGTATGTTTTTAATTCTTTGCCGGATCTTATTGCTATTTTAGACACTAATCATAATGTAATAAGAATAAATAAAGCTATGGCAGAACGGTTAGGTGTTTCGCCTGATGAAGGTGTGGGATTGCAATGTTATCAAGTAGTTCATCATACCAATGCTCCTATTGATGCTTGCCCTCATTCTAAATTACTAAAAGATGGTTTAGAACATACAGGTGAGGTTCAGGAAGATAATTTAGGGGGTTATTTTTTAGTCACAGCATCGCCAATTTTTGATTCAGACGGGAATTTATTAGGCTGTGTTCACATTGCAAGGGATATTACGGATCGCAGGCAAATGGAAGAAAAACTAAAAAAAGCTTTAGAAGATAAAGAAATGCTTATAAGTGAGGTCCATCACAGAGTGAAAAATAATTTAATGATGATTTCCAGTTTGTTAAATATACAATCTACTTATATTCAGGACCAGGAAATAAAAGATATTTTTTTGGAAAGCCAGATTAGGGCAAAATCTATGGCGCTTATTCATAACAAACTATATCAGACAGGAAATGTAAAAAGAATTGATTTTTCTGAATATTTAAGATCTTTAGCTACTGAGATCATGCACAGTTGTAATATTAGAAATAAAGTTGACTTAAAACTTGATATTCAAAAGGGAACGCTCGATGTTGATAAAGCAATTCCCTTAGGTTTAATCATTACTGAAATTATGGTAAACAGTTTTAAACATGCTTTTGTTGATGATGGTGGTGAGATAAACATCACCCTTTCAAAAACAGGGGATCTTTTTGAGTTAACTATTTCGGATAATGGTATAGGAATTCCAGAAGATTTTGATTTTAGAACTCAGGGAAATATGGGTATGACTTTGATTAATGGTTTAATTGATCAAATTGAGGGTAATATTGTCCTTGTTAAACACCGAGGAACAAAATTCATTATTCAATTCCATGATAATATATAA